In Methanobacterium paludis, the following proteins share a genomic window:
- a CDS encoding cadmium resistance transporter, giving the protein MGILSLILISTLAYFFKFIIPTAWIGLLGIFPIIVGLKNLLELRKNNENDDPTFKSKNKSFISRFINSSIFFSCNCVFY; this is encoded by the coding sequence ATTGGAATTTTATCTTTAATTTTAATAAGTACATTGGCTTATTTCTTTAAATTTATTATACCTACAGCTTGGATAGGGTTATTGGGTATTTTTCCCATAATTGTAGGTCTTAAAAACCTGCTAGAATTAAGAAAAAATAACGAAAACGATGATCCCACCTTTAAAAGCAAAAATAAAAGTTTTATCTCAAGATTTATAAATTCATCCATATTTTTCAGTTGCAATTGTGTCTTTTATTAA
- the tsaA gene encoding tRNA (N6-threonylcarbamoyladenosine(37)-N6)-methyltransferase TrmO, which produces MKLKPIGIINSPYKTRAESPHQGRYSEELSKITIFEGYADGLLGIGDKKYLLIFYWQDKAERDKLQIVPRGKTKKKGVFATRAPVRPNPIALCLVELVGVDGRTLTVRWLDALDGSPLLDIKPFWADIDCL; this is translated from the coding sequence ATGAAACTCAAACCTATAGGCATAATAAATTCCCCTTACAAAACAAGGGCTGAATCCCCACATCAGGGTCGTTACAGTGAAGAACTTAGTAAAATAACTATTTTTGAAGGGTACGCAGATGGTTTATTGGGTATTGGGGATAAAAAATATCTTTTAATATTTTACTGGCAGGACAAAGCAGAACGGGATAAGTTGCAGATTGTACCTCGTGGTAAAACAAAAAAGAAAGGTGTTTTTGCCACAAGAGCTCCTGTACGGCCTAATCCCATAGCTCTGTGTCTGGTTGAACTGGTTGGAGTTGATGGAAGAACATTAACTGTGAGGTGGCTTGATGCCCTGGATGGATCTCCACTTCTGGATATTAAACCATTTTGGGCCGATATAGACTGTTTGTGA
- a CDS encoding translation initiation factor IF-2 subunit beta translates to MTDYNELLDRAIEQLPEKVFESKRFTVPRAYSVIQGNRTIIQNFSEVADAMNRDPQHVLKFLLRELGTAGNLEGSRAIMQGKFTHYLINDRIEDYVKRFVMCHECNRPDTKIIREERVDILKCEACGAKAPLKTL, encoded by the coding sequence ATGACCGATTATAATGAATTATTAGACAGAGCTATAGAGCAGCTGCCAGAAAAGGTTTTTGAGAGTAAAAGGTTCACAGTGCCAAGGGCTTACTCAGTGATCCAGGGAAACAGAACCATCATCCAGAACTTCAGCGAAGTTGCAGACGCCATGAACAGAGATCCTCAACACGTTTTAAAGTTCCTTTTAAGAGAACTGGGTACTGCTGGAAACCTTGAAGGTTCAAGGGCCATAATGCAGGGAAAATTTACCCATTACCTTATAAACGACAGGATAGAAGACTATGTTAAACGTTTCGTAATGTGCCATGAGTGCAACAGGCCGGACACCAAGATAATAAGGGAAGAGCGTGTTGATATCTTGAAATGTGAAGCATGCGGTGCTAAAGCCCCTCTAAAAACACTTTAA
- the tmk gene encoding dTMP kinase — MYICLEGIDGSGKSTQIKLLEQWLYNCGHEVLRVFEPTDSKVGRLIREMLRNPHATDENFQRTLGLLFAADRTILMDKIIDAEVEGKVVISDRCFYSSIAYQNGAEWLSQINKFARKPDLVLLLDLEPETALMRCEGKDSFEDRSFLEKIRKKYLKLAKEEEFFVVNANNGINKVHEDIKRIVARRLGMCV; from the coding sequence ATGTACATATGTTTGGAAGGAATCGATGGATCAGGAAAATCAACCCAGATAAAACTCCTTGAACAATGGCTTTATAACTGTGGACACGAAGTTTTAAGGGTTTTTGAGCCAACTGACTCAAAAGTCGGACGTTTGATACGTGAAATGCTCCGTAATCCACACGCTACCGATGAAAACTTTCAAAGAACACTTGGATTACTTTTTGCAGCGGATAGAACCATTCTTATGGATAAAATCATCGATGCAGAAGTCGAAGGTAAAGTAGTTATAAGTGACAGGTGCTTCTATTCAAGTATTGCTTATCAAAACGGTGCCGAATGGTTATCCCAGATAAACAAGTTCGCAAGAAAACCAGATCTAGTCTTGCTTCTGGATCTGGAACCTGAAACTGCTTTGATGCGCTGTGAAGGTAAAGACAGCTTTGAAGATAGGAGTTTCCTTGAAAAAATAAGGAAAAAATATCTTAAACTTGCAAAAGAAGAAGAATTTTTTGTTGTAAATGCTAATAATGGTATAAACAAGGTACATGAAGATATAAAAAGAATTGTGGCCCGCAGATTGGGCATGTGTGTTTAA
- a CDS encoding MFS transporter, which produces MNENVNVSNKNSKGNGGRSRLRGLDYKWIALINVIIAALMGSVNGSITLISLPAIFNGIHIDPLTSFQYLLWILMGYGLVTATLLLSFGRLSDMYGRVRLFKLGFLIFTLGSILLYLTPSTGDAGAIEIIAFRILQAVGSALFMANSSAILTDAFPVNERGKALGIHMVAFMSGQFIGLILGGVLAIYDWRYVFLISVPFGILGTVWSTLKLKETSIKSTATKIDVWGNLTFISGITLLLLAVTYGLMPYGNNPMGWSNPWVMTALAIGVVLLAAFPFIENRVECPMFRLDLFKIKMFSYANSAGFLNSLGRGGMMFMLIMLLQGIWLPLHGYSYESTPFWAGIYMLPLTIGVIIMGPISGWLSDKYGPRWIATGGMVINTVSFLVLASLPYDFNYTEFGIALFMMGIGSGMFSSPNSASIMNSVPPQERGVASGMMMTLMNTAFTASMAMFFTIVIVGITQQFPGAMTSALASIGALQLAPVLSNIPPTGALFSAFLGFNPVNTILSGLPASFVAAIPQTTMTTLTGTTWFPSTLANAFMPALRMAFYIGAVLSGLAALLSALRGETYLHEVEVLKDTTGTLKRKKD; this is translated from the coding sequence TTGAATGAGAATGTTAATGTTTCTAATAAAAATTCAAAAGGTAATGGAGGGCGCAGTCGTCTTCGTGGTCTTGATTACAAATGGATTGCCCTGATAAATGTTATAATAGCTGCTTTAATGGGTAGTGTCAACGGGAGCATAACCTTGATCTCACTTCCCGCAATATTCAACGGTATACATATAGACCCCTTAACATCTTTCCAGTACTTGCTGTGGATATTGATGGGTTATGGTCTCGTGACTGCCACACTGCTTTTAAGCTTTGGCAGACTGTCAGATATGTACGGAAGGGTGAGACTCTTCAAATTGGGATTCCTTATATTCACATTAGGATCAATCTTGTTATACCTGACTCCATCAACAGGAGATGCGGGTGCCATAGAAATTATAGCATTCAGGATACTCCAGGCCGTGGGCAGTGCCCTTTTCATGGCCAATAGCTCCGCAATACTTACAGATGCCTTTCCTGTCAACGAAAGGGGTAAGGCATTGGGTATTCACATGGTTGCGTTCATGTCCGGCCAGTTCATAGGCCTTATACTTGGAGGAGTGCTTGCAATCTATGACTGGCGGTACGTGTTCCTTATCAGCGTGCCATTTGGTATACTCGGAACTGTATGGTCCACCTTAAAACTTAAGGAAACATCTATTAAATCCACAGCAACGAAAATCGATGTTTGGGGAAACCTCACATTTATTTCAGGAATAACCCTCTTGCTTCTGGCTGTAACCTACGGTCTAATGCCATACGGAAACAATCCTATGGGTTGGAGTAATCCATGGGTCATGACAGCCCTAGCGATTGGAGTTGTACTTCTAGCAGCTTTCCCATTCATTGAAAATCGTGTGGAGTGCCCAATGTTCAGGCTGGACCTCTTTAAAATAAAGATGTTCAGTTACGCAAATTCTGCGGGTTTTCTCAACTCGTTGGGTCGTGGTGGAATGATGTTCATGCTGATCATGCTTCTCCAGGGAATCTGGCTTCCACTCCATGGCTACAGTTATGAATCAACACCGTTTTGGGCAGGTATATACATGCTTCCTCTTACAATTGGTGTTATCATTATGGGACCAATTTCAGGTTGGTTGTCTGATAAGTACGGCCCTCGTTGGATAGCAACTGGAGGAATGGTAATAAACACAGTTTCATTCTTGGTGCTTGCATCACTTCCATACGATTTCAACTACACGGAATTTGGAATAGCCCTATTCATGATGGGAATAGGAAGCGGAATGTTTTCATCACCGAACAGCGCCTCAATAATGAATTCCGTGCCTCCTCAGGAAAGAGGAGTAGCATCTGGAATGATGATGACCCTGATGAACACGGCTTTTACAGCAAGTATGGCAATGTTTTTCACCATAGTAATAGTGGGCATTACCCAACAGTTCCCTGGTGCAATGACTTCAGCATTGGCGAGTATTGGTGCTTTACAGTTAGCTCCAGTTCTATCAAACATCCCACCAACAGGGGCACTGTTTTCGGCGTTCCTTGGTTTCAACCCGGTTAACACAATACTTTCAGGTTTACCAGCAAGTTTTGTGGCAGCAATACCACAAACAACCATGACAACGCTCACAGGCACAACATGGTTCCCTTCCACACTTGCAAATGCGTTTATGCCCGCATTAAGAATGGCATTCTACATAGGGGCTGTATTGTCAGGTTTAGCAGCTTTATTGTCTGCTCTCCGTGGTGAAACCTATTTACACGAGGTTGAAGTGCTTAAAGATACTACTGGCACTTTAAAAAGAAAAAAAGATTAA
- a CDS encoding nucleoside/nucleotide kinase family protein: MRFIVLDGPLGSGKATHSKLIRDKYLAKGEKVILRSHPSQDGKYGIKAKNALIKTGPLNKIKAPIYYTLDFIQSAQTYYGGVDTVIFVRYLMNLAYLPMPLAKIMYWIFTAFLPVSEYMFFLDLTPEESMKRMSGQEDQEEMFKMLEDLIKVRGKALELANEWHVINTSGTIEEVQNEIDEIIERLDSRVR; the protein is encoded by the coding sequence ATGCGTTTTATAGTTCTTGATGGGCCCTTGGGATCTGGGAAGGCCACTCACTCCAAGTTAATCCGTGACAAATACCTTGCAAAAGGTGAAAAGGTCATCTTACGGAGCCATCCGTCGCAAGATGGTAAGTACGGCATAAAGGCAAAGAATGCGCTCATTAAAACAGGGCCACTGAACAAAATTAAAGCACCAATTTATTACACCCTTGATTTTATTCAATCGGCCCAAACTTACTATGGTGGTGTTGACACCGTTATTTTTGTCCGGTATCTCATGAATCTGGCTTATCTACCAATGCCCCTTGCTAAAATCATGTACTGGATATTTACAGCTTTTTTACCTGTTTCAGAGTACATGTTTTTTTTGGATCTGACACCTGAAGAATCCATGAAGCGGATGTCCGGGCAAGAAGACCAGGAAGAGATGTTTAAAATGCTTGAGGATCTGATAAAGGTTCGCGGGAAGGCTTTGGAGCTTGCTAATGAGTGGCATGTGATCAATACGAGCGGGACGATAGAAGAAGTTCAAAATGAGATTGATGAGATTATAGAAAGGTTAGATAGTCGTGTCAGGTAA
- a CDS encoding MFS transporter, which produces MDGKSETGWLTLIIVTLSIFTIVIDKTFMNVAISTLIRDLNTNIATIQAIIAIYSLTMASLMLIGGRLQNVLGRRRTFLMGAIIYGVGTIIAALSINSTMLLMGWSILEGVGAALMMPATTSIVSGTYFGERRAFALGITSSMASGAGTVGPIIGGFLTTYYSWRYAFGLELLIIIIILLFSRTISVFPPTMKWSNISVLGAVNSALGIFLLVTGIILLSNPKNWNISHYLIIIGIILLIIFYFDQKRRIQQDKTPLVDISLFRDRGFTMGNIARLIMNFTIGGVLFIIPVFVQGVLGADPLTTGLTLIPMSIAIFVMSFAAGKLSTRIQPRYLLSLGFLSAIAGSAYLSITFNPYVTIINMVPGISSIGDWNGDSLPTFS; this is translated from the coding sequence ATGGACGGAAAATCAGAAACTGGTTGGCTGACCCTTATAATTGTCACATTATCCATATTTACCATAGTCATTGACAAAACCTTTATGAACGTGGCAATATCTACCTTGATAAGAGACTTGAACACCAATATCGCAACAATTCAAGCCATAATAGCAATTTACTCCCTTACAATGGCCAGTCTAATGTTAATTGGGGGAAGACTCCAAAACGTTCTTGGTAGAAGAAGAACATTCCTCATGGGAGCCATCATATACGGTGTTGGGACAATCATAGCTGCCCTAAGTATTAACAGCACCATGTTACTCATGGGCTGGTCCATACTGGAGGGTGTGGGAGCTGCACTGATGATGCCTGCCACCACATCCATAGTATCAGGAACTTACTTCGGAGAAAGAAGAGCCTTCGCACTGGGAATAACCAGTTCCATGGCATCAGGTGCTGGAACTGTAGGCCCAATCATCGGCGGTTTTTTAACAACCTACTACAGCTGGCGCTACGCATTCGGACTGGAACTTCTTATTATCATAATCATACTCCTTTTTTCCAGAACAATATCAGTATTCCCTCCAACCATGAAATGGTCAAATATAAGTGTTTTAGGGGCTGTAAATTCCGCACTTGGAATATTTCTTCTGGTAACAGGTATAATCTTACTTAGCAACCCAAAAAACTGGAATATATCACATTATTTAATCATCATAGGAATAATTCTTCTTATCATATTCTACTTCGATCAAAAAAGGAGGATACAGCAAGATAAAACACCTTTAGTTGATATCAGCCTTTTTAGAGACCGGGGATTTACAATGGGAAACATTGCCCGGCTGATAATGAATTTCACGATTGGAGGCGTACTATTCATTATCCCAGTGTTCGTACAGGGCGTACTAGGCGCGGATCCATTGACCACAGGTTTAACATTGATACCAATGAGTATCGCAATATTTGTAATGTCTTTTGCAGCAGGTAAACTCTCAACACGGATACAGCCACGTTACCTTTTATCTCTGGGTTTTTTATCTGCCATAGCAGGGAGTGCGTACCTTAGCATTACCTTCAATCCATACGTTACCATAATAAATATGGTGCCTGGTATTAGCTCTATTGGGGATTGGAATGGGGATAGTCTTCCCACATTCAGCTAA
- a CDS encoding 60S ribosomal export protein NMD3, whose amino-acid sequence MFCPKCGKEDVELFKCLCKSCFIEEFRLISLPDKIEFTICVKCGSTLKRGKWKNPGLPEEEIIYNVVSDAITVDDLVENLDIGVEIITIRGSIFECIVHASGTVMGETIKQEYAVEVKKNKTICPDCSKYDSGYYEAVIQLRADERVPSKDEIETIDGIIIARIKKLSEKNMMAYITNRMVLKEGIDYYVGSYKVALNLVNSIKEVFGGVVKESPKIAGRNKSTGKDLYRIWISLRLAKFHKGDFIEYEGNLGQITGLNGKRIAFKELDSPHTSSVMWRDYDRIKIVAELEDTKNTTVTSKTPRSIQILHPETYQPIDIPIHEGISGIEIGEEVPIVEIEGNLYILKLIFNK is encoded by the coding sequence ATGTTCTGTCCAAAATGCGGGAAAGAAGATGTGGAGCTCTTTAAATGTCTCTGCAAGTCTTGTTTTATAGAAGAATTCCGGTTAATCAGTTTACCGGATAAAATTGAGTTCACAATCTGCGTAAAATGTGGCTCAACCCTTAAAAGAGGAAAATGGAAAAATCCAGGGTTGCCTGAAGAAGAAATCATATATAATGTTGTATCTGATGCCATAACAGTTGATGATCTGGTAGAAAACCTTGATATAGGTGTAGAAATCATAACAATCCGTGGGTCAATTTTTGAATGTATCGTCCATGCTTCAGGCACTGTAATGGGTGAAACCATCAAGCAAGAGTATGCTGTTGAGGTTAAAAAGAATAAAACCATCTGCCCAGATTGCAGCAAATATGATTCCGGTTATTACGAAGCTGTAATCCAATTAAGGGCTGATGAAAGGGTTCCATCAAAGGATGAAATTGAAACAATTGACGGGATTATAATAGCTCGTATCAAAAAGCTCTCAGAAAAGAATATGATGGCTTATATAACAAATAGGATGGTACTGAAAGAAGGTATTGATTACTACGTTGGCTCATACAAGGTTGCATTGAACCTGGTAAATTCCATTAAGGAAGTTTTCGGTGGCGTCGTGAAAGAGTCCCCCAAGATCGCCGGACGGAATAAATCAACTGGAAAGGACCTTTACAGAATATGGATATCCCTGAGACTTGCAAAATTCCACAAGGGCGATTTTATAGAATATGAAGGAAACTTGGGCCAGATTACAGGCCTTAATGGTAAAAGAATAGCCTTTAAAGAATTGGATTCTCCCCACACATCATCCGTGATGTGGAGGGACTACGACAGGATAAAGATCGTTGCAGAACTTGAAGATACAAAAAATACAACTGTAACTTCAAAGACACCCAGGTCCATCCAGATACTCCATCCTGAGACCTATCAACCCATTGATATACCGATCCATGAAGGAATTTCAGGGATTGAAATTGGAGAAGAAGTACCGATCGTGGAGATAGAAGGAAATCTTTATATTCTTAAACTGATTTTTAATAAATAA
- a CDS encoding molybdopterin-dependent oxidoreductase, producing MNKKVVIMIVILLGISIYFVAEEYQKDKAVKLDAVEVRNYQGEDLSSVNDFRENSIKGPQYINITNYRLEVTGLVQNPKNYTYSDVINHQNYEKVVKLNCVEGWDVNILWKGILVSDLIDEAKPLPNGNMVIFYAYDNYSTSFPLDYFQSNKILLAYKMNNATIPPERGFPFQLVAQDKWGYKWIKWVTKIEISNDSSYKGYWESRGYSASGDLNKSFLG from the coding sequence ATGAACAAGAAAGTCGTAATCATGATTGTAATACTCCTTGGAATATCTATTTATTTTGTTGCAGAAGAGTACCAGAAAGATAAGGCTGTGAAACTTGATGCAGTAGAGGTTAGGAATTATCAGGGTGAAGATCTTTCATCAGTCAATGATTTTCGTGAAAACTCCATAAAAGGCCCCCAGTACATTAACATAACAAACTACCGTCTGGAAGTAACAGGTCTGGTTCAAAACCCCAAAAACTACACCTACAGTGATGTTATAAACCACCAGAACTATGAAAAAGTTGTTAAATTAAACTGTGTTGAAGGTTGGGATGTTAACATCCTCTGGAAGGGAATCCTTGTATCTGACCTTATAGATGAGGCAAAACCCCTGCCAAATGGAAATATGGTAATATTCTATGCCTACGACAATTATTCCACATCATTCCCATTGGATTACTTCCAAAGTAACAAGATACTCTTGGCCTACAAAATGAACAACGCAACCATCCCACCAGAACGTGGCTTTCCATTTCAGCTTGTGGCCCAAGACAAATGGGGTTATAAATGGATAAAATGGGTTACAAAAATTGAAATATCCAATGATTCCAGTTACAAAGGATACTGGGAAAGCCGTGGATATTCAGCGAGTGGGGATTTAAATAAATCTTTTTTAGGTTAA
- a CDS encoding PadR family transcriptional regulator, translating into MKGYLSFLIMWILRNKGMNGAEIAREIEKRKGKKPSPGTIYPALKDLKDRDIVTVDEHKKYSLTAEGEEKLKESCKSFYKTFYDIDEMFEFFK; encoded by the coding sequence ATGAAGGGTTATCTATCCTTTTTAATAATGTGGATACTCCGCAATAAAGGTATGAACGGTGCTGAAATAGCCAGAGAAATTGAAAAACGGAAGGGGAAAAAACCAAGCCCTGGAACCATTTATCCCGCACTCAAAGACCTGAAAGATAGGGACATAGTCACAGTTGATGAACACAAAAAATATTCGTTAACAGCTGAAGGTGAAGAGAAACTTAAAGAATCATGCAAATCATTTTACAAGACTTTCTATGATATTGACGAGATGTTCGAGTTTTTTAAATGA
- a CDS encoding MFS transporter — protein sequence MGIVFPHSANEIFSVARRDQQPDASGIMNTGINLGSSLGTAVLGVILILGSFSGLGLALNNTNVPYQQEQIIGIHSWFESIGIGKSGNIDEKQVLVSSKKIDTMKSAFDIIIIVLLIGLVSSLLIPPHKKKLKHVDGCVTSQI from the coding sequence ATGGGGATAGTCTTCCCACATTCAGCTAACGAGATCTTCTCTGTTGCAAGACGTGACCAGCAGCCTGATGCCTCAGGAATTATGAACACTGGAATCAATCTGGGCTCATCACTTGGAACTGCTGTTCTCGGAGTCATATTGATCCTGGGCAGTTTCAGCGGGCTTGGTCTTGCATTGAACAATACAAACGTACCATACCAGCAGGAGCAAATTATAGGTATCCATAGCTGGTTTGAAAGTATTGGAATAGGAAAATCAGGGAATATTGATGAAAAGCAAGTTTTAGTATCTTCTAAAAAAATAGATACCATGAAAAGCGCATTTGATATTATAATAATTGTGCTTCTGATTGGATTGGTGAGTTCTCTTTTAATACCGCCCCACAAGAAGAAACTTAAACATGTTGATGGGTGCGTTACATCCCAGATATAA
- a CDS encoding tyrosine--tRNA ligase gives MDTDSKIELIKKGTLEVITEEELREKIETGNMTAYIGYEPSGSVHLGHAITVKKMIDLQRAGFKIKILLADLHAYLNGKGSLDEIKKISEYNIKCFKALGLSEDTEFILGSEFQRGQEHVNKVYELALTTTLTRAKRSMAQITRDSEDHKVAEVIYPILQVVDMLFLNVDVALGGMEQRKIHMLAREHLPKMGFAAPVCIHTPLLHGTDGSDKMSSSKDNFIAVDDEADVIKRKIQKSFCPQGQVEDNPIIEIADHFIFSERDTILIERPPKFGGNLELTQEELLKNYGEGKLHPLDLKNAVSNHLIEILKPVREYLNS, from the coding sequence ATGGACACAGACTCTAAGATAGAATTGATAAAAAAAGGAACACTTGAAGTGATAACAGAAGAGGAACTCAGAGAAAAGATTGAAACTGGAAACATGACAGCTTATATCGGCTATGAACCATCAGGAAGCGTCCATCTTGGACATGCAATCACCGTTAAAAAGATGATAGACCTTCAAAGGGCAGGATTTAAAATAAAAATTTTGCTTGCGGATCTTCACGCTTACTTGAACGGAAAGGGAAGTCTTGATGAAATAAAGAAAATATCCGAGTACAACATAAAATGTTTCAAAGCTCTTGGACTCTCAGAAGATACTGAATTCATTTTAGGATCCGAATTTCAGAGGGGACAAGAACACGTAAATAAAGTATACGAACTCGCCCTTACAACAACATTAACCCGTGCAAAAAGAAGTATGGCCCAAATAACAAGGGACAGTGAGGACCATAAGGTTGCAGAGGTCATTTATCCAATTTTACAGGTCGTGGACATGCTCTTTTTAAATGTTGATGTTGCCCTCGGTGGAATGGAACAGCGAAAGATCCACATGCTTGCAAGGGAACACTTGCCAAAAATGGGATTTGCTGCACCTGTATGCATACACACACCACTGCTGCACGGTACAGATGGTTCTGACAAAATGTCATCGAGTAAAGACAATTTTATAGCAGTAGACGACGAAGCGGATGTTATAAAAAGGAAGATCCAGAAAAGTTTCTGTCCACAGGGCCAGGTTGAGGACAACCCAATTATAGAAATAGCTGATCACTTCATTTTCAGTGAAAGGGATACAATTTTGATAGAGAGACCACCTAAATTCGGGGGAAACCTGGAACTCACACAAGAAGAACTTCTGAAAAACTACGGCGAAGGAAAATTACACCCTCTGGACCTTAAAAATGCAGTTTCAAACCATCTGATTGAAATTTTAAAACCTGTTCGTGAATACCTTAACTCTTAA
- a CDS encoding 3'-5' exoribonuclease YhaM family protein has protein sequence MSKKAEEDFIENINSRREIQSQFVVSNKIFKKASSGRNYIYLTLTDKTGQIKGLIFSEENIEEIYGSIRAGSVCEIDGKVNEYPIGSGRFNIIVKEVKELSEGEYDLDEFIRTSEKNKRELIKEVEATIESIKNPHLKNLLKSFFCDNSFAEKFYNAPAAKTHHHNYIGGLLDHTIEVLKISKTVCEIFPEMDEDILYTGVLLHDIGKIRTYDYDLLSIRFSEEGRLLDHLYMSSEMVKEKVNELHVPEELSTQVLHMILSHHGVVSNGWGSTVDPKTPEAVALHYADDMDAKVKEIFQH, from the coding sequence ATGTCTAAAAAAGCAGAGGAAGACTTTATAGAAAATATAAATTCACGAAGGGAAATCCAATCCCAGTTTGTAGTTTCAAATAAAATTTTTAAAAAAGCTTCAAGCGGACGTAACTACATATATTTAACTCTCACAGATAAAACAGGTCAAATAAAGGGTTTAATCTTTTCAGAAGAAAATATTGAAGAGATTTACGGTTCTATCCGCGCGGGAAGTGTTTGTGAGATAGATGGAAAGGTGAATGAATATCCAATAGGTTCAGGAAGATTTAACATAATTGTAAAAGAGGTAAAAGAACTTTCAGAAGGGGAATATGACCTGGACGAGTTTATAAGAACATCTGAAAAGAACAAAAGGGAATTGATCAAAGAGGTCGAGGCCACCATAGAAAGTATTAAGAACCCTCACCTGAAAAATCTCTTAAAATCATTCTTCTGTGATAACAGCTTTGCAGAAAAATTTTACAACGCACCTGCAGCGAAAACACATCACCACAACTACATTGGGGGATTGTTAGACCATACTATTGAGGTTTTAAAGATATCTAAAACTGTTTGCGAGATATTTCCAGAAATGGACGAAGATATTCTTTACACTGGAGTGCTGCTCCATGATATAGGTAAAATAAGGACCTATGACTATGACTTATTGAGCATAAGATTCTCAGAAGAAGGAAGATTGTTGGATCATCTTTATATGTCATCTGAAATGGTAAAAGAAAAGGTAAATGAGCTACATGTTCCAGAAGAACTTTCAACTCAGGTTCTGCACATGATACTCAGCCACCATGGTGTTGTGAGTAATGGATGGGGTTCAACTGTAGACCCAAAAACCCCTGAGGCTGTTGCATTACACTATGCAGACGACATGGATGCAAAGGTTAAGGAAATTTTTCAGCATTAA
- a CDS encoding UbiA family prenyltransferase, with product MNAFLEIIRPKNAVMGVIAVFIVQIVVAVFTYQIFIAALVVFLIMGAGNALNDYFDCKIDAVNKPERPIPSGRMSKNTAAIYSAVLFVVGVVLADYMGPLAGIIAASSSILLILYAYKLKKMSLVGNASIALLTGLCFIFAGVVVGNINVSVAMAFYAFLMTLAREMVKDIEDVEGDKMEGATTFPIVHGKKLAGHVAAYIMIFASLTSPILYFMGFLTVLYIPVLLIAIIIFLNSAYSILKDQSLENTKMISKKLKIGMAVTFLAFTLGSPFLTSWIIVQVI from the coding sequence ATGAACGCATTTTTAGAGATAATCAGACCAAAAAACGCAGTAATGGGAGTTATAGCAGTTTTTATAGTACAAATAGTTGTTGCAGTTTTCACTTACCAGATATTTATAGCAGCTTTAGTTGTATTCCTTATTATGGGTGCTGGAAACGCACTGAACGATTACTTTGACTGTAAAATAGATGCTGTAAACAAGCCCGAACGTCCAATCCCATCAGGGAGAATGTCAAAGAACACGGCAGCAATATATTCAGCAGTACTCTTTGTGGTTGGTGTAGTGTTGGCAGATTACATGGGCCCACTTGCTGGAATTATAGCTGCATCGAGCTCAATTTTACTCATATTGTACGCGTATAAACTTAAAAAAATGTCTTTAGTTGGAAATGCAAGTATAGCGCTCCTTACAGGTCTCTGCTTTATCTTTGCAGGCGTTGTTGTTGGTAACATCAATGTTTCAGTTGCTATGGCTTTCTACGCGTTTCTTATGACCCTGGCACGTGAGATGGTAAAGGATATAGAAGATGTTGAAGGTGATAAAATGGAAGGAGCCACCACGTTTCCAATAGTTCACGGCAAAAAGTTAGCAGGACATGTTGCAGCATATATAATGATATTTGCAAGTTTAACAAGCCCCATATTATATTTTATGGGTTTTTTAACTGTATTGTATATTCCTGTGCTTTTAATTGCAATCATCATATTCTTGAACTCCGCATATTCCATATTAAAGGATCAGTCACTTGAAAACACAAAAATGATTTCAAAAAAACTTAAAATTGGTATGGCGGTCACTTTCCTAGCTTTTACACTTGGATCTCCGTTTTTAACATCATGGATCATCGTACAGGTCATTTAA